One Paraburkholderia fungorum genomic region harbors:
- a CDS encoding cytochrome c has protein sequence MAINFKRIATTIFGLAGIAAVIYGVGVTWDLHRTYTSTAQDSDAPDDAQLARGRYVAYSADCAACHTAPGAAPFAGGYPLATPFGKILSSNITSDKDTGIGSWTLAQFDRAVRHGQGSHGYLYPAMPYTSYARMTDADVRDLWAYVHSLAPVNHRVVEDQLPFPYSQRWLLGGWNLLFFRAQPFRDDSTKSVEYNRGAYLVEGAGHCAACHTAKNFLGGDSAAFLQGGSLAGWYAPDLTANPHVGVGAWSVDDIATYLATGSNEKAVSSGPMTEAIENSTQHLTSADLHAIGVYLKAQRSSSDAPAQPVAATDAAMVLGKRVYESQCIACHVSNGSGIRRMIPAFVNSPTLLSNNPATLLHIVLMGEDGPQTHANPTGAGMPRFDWKLSDDEVAAVLTYTRNSWGNAAPAVSAGTVAQARKQLVSQNWIGH, from the coding sequence ATGGCCATCAACTTCAAACGCATCGCCACGACGATTTTCGGGCTCGCAGGGATTGCCGCCGTGATTTATGGCGTGGGCGTCACCTGGGACCTGCATCGCACCTATACATCGACCGCGCAGGACAGCGACGCTCCTGACGACGCGCAACTCGCGCGCGGCCGCTACGTCGCCTACTCCGCCGATTGCGCGGCATGCCATACCGCGCCCGGCGCAGCGCCGTTCGCGGGCGGCTATCCGCTCGCGACCCCGTTCGGCAAGATTCTCTCGTCCAACATCACGTCAGACAAGGACACAGGCATCGGCAGCTGGACGCTCGCGCAATTCGACCGCGCGGTACGTCACGGCCAGGGCTCGCATGGCTATCTGTATCCGGCGATGCCCTACACCAGCTATGCCCGCATGACCGATGCCGACGTGCGCGATCTCTGGGCTTATGTGCATTCGCTTGCGCCGGTGAACCATCGCGTCGTCGAAGATCAATTGCCGTTCCCCTACAGCCAACGCTGGTTGCTGGGCGGCTGGAATCTGCTGTTCTTCCGCGCGCAACCTTTCAGGGACGATTCGACGAAAAGCGTCGAGTACAACCGCGGCGCGTATCTGGTCGAAGGCGCGGGACACTGCGCGGCGTGTCACACGGCGAAGAATTTTCTCGGCGGCGATTCGGCCGCATTCCTGCAAGGCGGCTCGCTCGCCGGCTGGTATGCGCCGGATCTAACGGCAAACCCACATGTCGGCGTGGGTGCGTGGAGCGTCGACGATATTGCAACGTACCTGGCGACGGGGTCGAACGAGAAGGCGGTGTCGTCGGGCCCGATGACCGAAGCGATCGAGAACTCGACGCAACATCTGACGTCGGCCGATCTGCACGCCATTGGCGTCTATCTGAAAGCTCAGCGCTCGAGTAGTGATGCGCCTGCGCAACCCGTCGCGGCAACCGACGCGGCGATGGTGCTCGGCAAACGCGTGTATGAAAGCCAATGCATTGCATGTCACGTGTCAAACGGCAGTGGTATCCGCCGCATGATTCCGGCCTTCGTGAACAGTCCGACCCTCCTCTCGAACAATCCGGCGACGCTTCTGCATATCGTGCTGATGGGCGAGGACGGACCGCAGACCCACGCGAATCCGACCGGCGCGGGCATGCCGCGATTCGACTGGAAGCTCTCGGACGACGAAGTGGCCGCCGTGCTCACCTATACGCGCAATTCATGGGGCAATGCCGCACCGGCCGTGTCCGCCGGCACCGTCGCGCAGGCACGCAAACAACTCGTTTCACAGAACTGGATCGGGCATTGA
- a CDS encoding carbohydrate porin: MASTSISFTARRLTRHAILTAGTCGSLISMTSALAGPLDYLATSPYLLGSWNGQRERLADAGVTFEFTYTNEAAHNLSGGTDRLTRAAQQLAAGVSVDLDKLWGVRHTTFNFELTDRFGRSLDADANLGTSQQTQEIYGRGQTVWLTKMTLDRTFIDGRLLVSIGRDSEGQSFDVSDCNFQNLALCGPQASNLYGDYAMSWPGSVWMGRVKYDTTASTYVQAGVYQQSPTYYEASWERRNAWLPTGAGGTDGAVLPVEFGFTPTLNGLKGTYKLGFMYNTGGQPDLVRDVNGNLRALTGLPAGQSSSSYNAYIAVAQQLTGKDGGEGLTVNLRGVWGDRATSALDRQMSLGFEYKEPFHRAGDRIGVGMAATHSSSRAADYQATYNALHPADASAVGRGYETTYELFYSWRVVPTVSLQPDLQYIVHPGGTSQNANAFVVGLKSTVYF, encoded by the coding sequence ATGGCGAGCACCTCGATCTCCTTCACCGCGCGCCGTCTGACGCGTCACGCGATTCTGACGGCGGGTACGTGCGGCTCCCTCATCTCGATGACATCCGCTCTCGCCGGTCCGCTCGACTACCTTGCGACAAGTCCGTACCTGCTGGGCTCATGGAACGGGCAACGCGAACGTCTCGCCGATGCTGGCGTGACGTTCGAATTCACCTATACGAACGAAGCGGCGCACAACCTCTCGGGCGGCACGGATCGTCTGACGCGGGCCGCGCAGCAGTTGGCGGCGGGCGTCTCTGTCGATCTCGACAAACTGTGGGGTGTGCGTCACACGACCTTCAACTTCGAACTGACCGATCGCTTCGGCCGCAGTCTTGACGCCGACGCGAATCTCGGCACGAGCCAGCAGACCCAGGAAATCTATGGACGGGGACAAACGGTCTGGCTGACGAAGATGACGCTCGACCGCACGTTCATCGACGGGCGGCTGCTCGTGTCGATAGGACGCGACAGCGAGGGACAGTCGTTCGACGTATCGGACTGCAATTTCCAGAACCTCGCGCTGTGCGGTCCGCAGGCGTCGAATCTGTACGGCGACTACGCAATGAGCTGGCCGGGCAGCGTGTGGATGGGCCGCGTGAAGTACGACACGACTGCGTCGACGTATGTGCAGGCGGGCGTCTACCAGCAGAGTCCGACGTACTACGAAGCCAGTTGGGAACGACGTAACGCGTGGTTGCCCACTGGTGCCGGCGGCACCGACGGCGCGGTGCTGCCCGTCGAATTCGGCTTTACACCGACCCTGAATGGGCTCAAGGGCACTTACAAGCTCGGCTTCATGTATAACACTGGCGGCCAGCCCGATCTCGTGCGCGACGTCAATGGCAATCTGCGCGCCCTCACCGGCTTGCCTGCCGGGCAGTCCAGCAGCAGCTACAACGCGTACATTGCGGTCGCTCAACAACTCACGGGAAAGGACGGCGGCGAAGGTCTCACGGTCAACCTGCGCGGCGTGTGGGGCGATCGCGCGACGTCAGCGCTCGACCGGCAGATGTCGTTGGGTTTCGAGTATAAGGAGCCTTTCCATCGCGCGGGGGACCGGATAGGCGTGGGTATGGCCGCCACCCATTCGAGCAGTCGCGCGGCGGACTATCAGGCGACATACAACGCGCTGCATCCCGCCGACGCATCGGCTGTGGGACGTGGTTACGAAACGACTTATGAGCTGTTTTACAGCTGGCGAGTCGTACCGACGGTCAGTCTGCAACCGGACCTGCAATATATCGTGCATCCGGGCGGCACATCGCAGAACGCCAACGCGTTTGTCGTCGGGCTCAAATCGACGGTTTATTTTTAA
- a CDS encoding MFS transporter — protein sequence MTEAGQSDLTLPTPAAAPPHGLGLSEFALALGGFAIGTAEFAAMGLLPDVASDLHVSVPQAGHMISAYALGVVVGAPLITVVFARVPRRALLIVLMLLYAIGNGATSLSHNYTLTILSRFIAGLPHGAYFGLAALAAASLVPPNKRGVAIAKVMLGLSVANVIGVPAATWLGQLLGWQSCFAAVAVIAAITAGLIAYALPALPKPAHASPLSELGALRRPQVLLTLLASAVGFGGVFSAYTYAASTLTHVTGLAPHEVPWVLAVIGVGMVLGNIVCGWLADRWLKQTMIGMYAFSALILIGYVFAAPYLWAIVPMLFGVGIGSALTPAFQSRLMDVAQDAQALAAALNHSAFNVANAAGAWLGGLVIAAGWGWQSTGGVGALLAISGIGVLAVSFVLEKRKTANA from the coding sequence GTGACCGAAGCCGGCCAGTCAGACCTCACGCTTCCGACACCTGCAGCCGCGCCGCCGCACGGCCTCGGGCTGAGCGAATTCGCGCTGGCGCTCGGCGGTTTTGCAATCGGCACCGCGGAATTCGCGGCGATGGGGTTGCTTCCCGACGTCGCCAGCGATCTGCATGTGAGCGTGCCGCAGGCCGGCCACATGATCAGCGCGTACGCGCTCGGCGTGGTGGTTGGCGCTCCGTTGATCACTGTCGTGTTCGCACGCGTGCCACGGCGGGCACTGTTGATCGTGCTGATGCTGCTGTATGCGATAGGAAACGGCGCCACCTCCCTGTCGCACAATTACACGCTGACGATTCTCAGCCGCTTCATCGCGGGATTGCCCCATGGCGCTTATTTCGGGCTCGCTGCCCTTGCCGCAGCGTCGCTCGTGCCGCCCAATAAACGCGGCGTGGCGATTGCAAAGGTGATGCTCGGCCTTAGCGTGGCCAACGTGATCGGCGTCCCGGCTGCGACCTGGCTCGGTCAGTTACTCGGCTGGCAGTCCTGTTTCGCAGCAGTTGCCGTGATCGCAGCGATCACGGCCGGGTTGATCGCATATGCGCTTCCGGCTCTGCCGAAGCCCGCGCATGCGAGCCCTCTTTCCGAACTCGGGGCATTGCGACGTCCACAGGTGCTGCTTACCTTGCTCGCATCGGCCGTCGGCTTCGGGGGTGTGTTCTCGGCCTACACCTATGCGGCGTCGACACTGACGCACGTCACCGGACTCGCGCCGCACGAGGTGCCCTGGGTGCTCGCGGTGATCGGTGTCGGCATGGTTTTGGGCAACATCGTGTGCGGATGGCTCGCCGACCGCTGGCTCAAGCAGACAATGATTGGCATGTACGCGTTTTCCGCGCTGATCCTGATCGGCTACGTGTTCGCCGCTCCGTATCTGTGGGCCATCGTGCCGATGCTGTTCGGTGTCGGTATCGGCTCCGCGCTCACGCCCGCATTCCAGTCGCGTCTGATGGACGTCGCGCAGGACGCGCAGGCGCTCGCAGCCGCCCTCAATCACAGTGCGTTCAACGTCGCGAACGCAGCAGGTGCGTGGCTTGGTGGTCTGGTCATTGCAGCCGGATGGGGCTGGCAATCGACCGGCGGCGTGGGCGCGCTCCTCGCGATCTCGGGAATCGGGGTGTTGGCGGTGTCCTTCGTGCTAGAAAAGCGCAAGACCGCCAATGCGTAG
- a CDS encoding efflux RND transporter periplasmic adaptor subunit codes for MNAIDAQHVDDSLPPQRLVVRRLKIGVVVVIFVLAGAAVRAVSENIHDSRNVANITARNSLQYVSVIVPSTSTDNISINLPGTIRGAVESPIFARATGYVLHRYVDIGERVKPGQLLADLDTPEVDQELNQAVAQRSQLTSSLSLARSSFERWQKLRQHDDVSQQALDERKNSFDQNVANLAAADANVRRLQQLESFKRVEAPFSGVVTQRNVDVGDLVEAGSGRQALFGMAQPELLRVYVQLPQAYVQNVREGEEVTVTQPELGGQQFHGFVSHVSGAIDVPTRSLQLEVSLSNPGNVLRPGAYVEVSLATATRAPLLVPSSALLFRANGPRLAVVGHDGKVRLQRIVIARDLGESLEVTSGIKASDKVIANPSDFIEDGDGVVVKSPPFVNGLHS; via the coding sequence GTGAATGCAATCGACGCTCAGCACGTGGACGACAGTCTGCCGCCTCAAAGGCTCGTAGTGAGGCGTCTGAAGATTGGTGTTGTTGTAGTGATATTCGTACTTGCCGGAGCTGCGGTGCGAGCGGTATCAGAGAATATCCACGATTCCAGGAACGTCGCGAATATCACTGCCCGGAACTCGCTTCAATATGTCAGCGTCATTGTGCCGTCCACATCGACGGACAATATAAGCATTAATTTGCCAGGTACTATTCGGGGTGCGGTCGAGTCACCTATCTTTGCGCGCGCAACGGGCTATGTGTTGCACCGGTATGTCGATATCGGCGAACGTGTGAAGCCGGGTCAGTTACTGGCGGACCTCGATACGCCTGAAGTAGATCAGGAACTCAACCAGGCTGTCGCTCAACGTTCCCAATTGACGTCGAGTCTTTCGCTTGCCAGAAGTTCGTTCGAGCGCTGGCAGAAGTTGCGCCAGCACGATGACGTGTCGCAGCAGGCACTGGACGAGCGCAAAAACAGCTTTGATCAGAACGTCGCTAACCTGGCGGCTGCCGATGCCAACGTGCGACGCTTGCAGCAGCTGGAATCGTTCAAACGTGTCGAGGCACCTTTTTCAGGTGTGGTCACTCAGCGCAATGTGGACGTTGGCGATCTTGTCGAAGCTGGGAGCGGCAGGCAGGCATTGTTTGGGATGGCGCAGCCGGAGCTGCTGAGGGTTTATGTCCAGCTTCCTCAAGCGTATGTGCAAAATGTGAGGGAGGGCGAGGAGGTTACCGTGACTCAACCGGAGTTGGGGGGGCAGCAATTTCACGGATTCGTCTCGCATGTGTCCGGCGCGATCGATGTGCCCACGCGCTCGCTACAGCTGGAAGTGAGTTTGAGCAATCCCGGTAACGTGTTGCGTCCTGGTGCTTACGTCGAGGTTTCGCTAGCAACCGCTACACGAGCACCGCTATTGGTGCCGAGTAGTGCATTGCTATTTCGGGCCAATGGCCCGCGTTTGGCGGTTGTCGGCCACGACGGAAAAGTCCGGTTGCAGCGTATCGTCATTGCACGGGACCTAGGTGAATCGCTTGAGGTCACAAGCGGTATCAAGGCTTCGGACAAAGTGATCGCGAATCCAAGCGATTTCATCGAGGACGGGGACGGAGTCGTGGTTAAATCGCCTCCGTTCGTGAACGGCCTCCATTCGTAG